From the genome of Clostridium sp. BNL1100, one region includes:
- a CDS encoding dockerin type I domain-containing protein: MKKIKRLIALAILTVVFISPFPSSVQNGNQVLALNNGLGLTPPMGWNSWNIFGGDINEDKIKQIADAMVTTGMKDAGYEYVNLDDNWMANPARDANGKLIPDPKRFPNGMKALADYIHSKGLKFGIYGDRGVTTCCNIPQSGSQGYEEQDAKTFAEWGVDYLKYDNCASDSNLQAGYEKMRDALLKTGRPIFYSICCWYFAGPWIIDCGNSWRTTGDISDNWGSITKNIDENSKSAAYAGPGHWNDPDMLEVGNGKMSDTEYKAHFSMWCMMAAPLIAGNDIRNMTPATKEILTNKEVIAIDQDVAGVQGTKVSTSGELEVWCKPLGVDGTTKAVILLNRGGASADITVNWRDIKLADGPATVRDLWEHKDCDTFNTGYTANVPSHGAVVLKVQTSSTDPAIMYGDVDGSGVIDALDYSLHKRYLLGQISDFPESKGKLAADVDGDGQITALDFSLIKQYLLGIINKFPAQK, from the coding sequence ATGAAAAAAATAAAACGCCTTATCGCCTTGGCAATTTTGACAGTGGTGTTTATCTCACCATTTCCGTCATCTGTCCAAAATGGCAATCAAGTGCTGGCCCTGAACAACGGTCTGGGATTGACTCCACCCATGGGTTGGAACAGTTGGAACATCTTTGGAGGTGACATCAATGAAGATAAGATTAAACAAATTGCAGATGCTATGGTTACAACAGGAATGAAGGATGCAGGCTATGAGTATGTCAATCTTGACGATAATTGGATGGCAAACCCAGCTCGTGACGCTAATGGAAAACTTATTCCGGATCCCAAACGTTTTCCTAACGGTATGAAAGCTCTGGCAGATTATATTCATTCAAAAGGGTTAAAATTTGGAATTTATGGTGATAGGGGAGTAACCACCTGCTGCAATATTCCCCAGAGTGGAAGTCAGGGGTATGAGGAACAAGATGCTAAAACTTTTGCTGAATGGGGTGTAGATTATTTGAAATATGATAACTGTGCTTCAGATAGTAATCTGCAGGCAGGCTACGAAAAAATGCGGGATGCTCTTTTGAAAACAGGAAGACCTATTTTCTACAGCATATGCTGCTGGTATTTTGCGGGTCCATGGATAATAGATTGCGGTAATTCTTGGAGAACAACAGGAGATATTAGTGACAACTGGGGAAGTATTACAAAGAATATTGATGAAAACTCCAAGTCAGCCGCTTACGCAGGTCCGGGCCATTGGAATGATCCGGATATGTTGGAGGTTGGTAATGGTAAAATGTCAGATACAGAATACAAAGCGCATTTCAGCATGTGGTGCATGATGGCAGCTCCACTTATTGCAGGAAATGATATTAGGAATATGACTCCTGCTACCAAAGAAATTCTTACCAACAAAGAAGTTATTGCTATTGACCAAGACGTTGCAGGGGTGCAAGGTACAAAGGTAAGTACTTCAGGCGAACTTGAAGTGTGGTGTAAACCGCTGGGGGTAGATGGTACTACCAAGGCAGTTATCCTCTTGAATCGAGGAGGCGCTTCGGCAGATATCACAGTCAATTGGAGAGATATTAAGCTTGCCGATGGTCCTGCTACTGTTCGTGATCTTTGGGAGCATAAGGATTGCGACACGTTTAACACCGGGTATACAGCCAATGTACCTTCCCATGGTGCGGTGGTATTAAAAGTTCAAACAAGCTCCACCGATCCGGCTATAATGTATGGTGATGTTGATGGAAGTGGCGTGATTGATGCACTAGATTATTCATTACATAAACGGTATCTACTTGGCCAGATATCCGATTTTCCTGAGTCAAAGGGCAAACTGGCTGCCGATGTTGATGGAGATGGTCAAATAACAGCATTGGATTTTTCATTAATCAAGCAATATTTGCTGGGAATTATTAATAAATTTCCTGCACAAAAATAA
- a CDS encoding family 43 glycosylhydrolase: MQGQDQAIENAKKQLLIRNADDIRGNITLPTAIVTDGVTVKVTWSTDKPYIVNVIEVVNSGYDNAPAGIVTRPYTDTQVTLTAHLTNGTATGTADLTIIVKAKPKTISESDYKGYFFTYFNGTARSDAEQIYFASSTDGLHWNELNGNNPVLTSTVGDKGVRDPFILRSPDGDKFYLVATDLRIANGAGWSAAQTAGSKSVVVWESNDLVNWSKERLVKVARDDAGCTWAPEIVFDVKTGEYVIFWASRIEADNYSKQRIYIAKTRDFYTFTEPKVYIDRTSDVIDATMIKHEGMYYRFSKDEVNKNIIIDKCDQLLNKEFVSVASDSVGSQKGVEGPAIFKFNGQNKWCLLLDNYGGGGYYPMVSTDISSGVFTKLGSSEYKLPSGPRHGTVMQITQAEYNAIMAKWGGSTPVEEPKTTPILEYKFDESKTGNTIVDTSGNNRNGTLNGNATYVKDSEMNSQVLYLDGTSGTFAAFPQGFFDGRNTVTISMDIKPVTVSGDFFTFTVGKDTNKYMFLRTRDAESRNAITINSYSNEQEVKATTVSTANKWMNIKLVITPTSMAIYKDGLMLGRNNNVSISMSDLGTSLLAYLGKSFYSDPYFKGYFDNVKVYNRAFTETEIADEFGIANKPVKIISVEDVTVTSKAGQIPELPSKVKVNYSNGTTGNAKVLWSDISQAQYSTDGTATVEGTVYENEYDNPLILNRADPCIYKHTDGNYYFTASYTDGSNGHNNVGMYQYDRIVLRKAATIQGLATGTEKVIYTKAPLGGNKSPHVWAPEIHFINGNWYIYYTTTISSTDVWQIRPHVLMCPGNLDPMVKENWQDKGLVKKTNSSDMAFNGFSLDETVFEHNGNLYMVWAQNDPNSNLYIARMKDPYTIDTNAVKIASAQYDWEIHAYKVNEGPSVIKRNGKIFISYSASGTDALYCLGLLTASDTSDLLNPSSWVKTPHPVMTFNTAAGQYGPGHNTFTVSEDGSEDILVYHARQEEKYISSSYEPLYDAGRHTRVQKLFWNSDGTPNFGAPMADGKVLSKVKVKAKIIEENIIKGASAAGYSIIATKCDSASKKATVYFSRSNSTVKEISSVPLTYELSSGCTIDGTIGQPVDLTQPVSIKIKMPDQSIQEWTVEGVLCNNPVLGGQFADPDINVFGDKFYIYPTTDGYSGWSGTQFHAFLSSDLVNWIDEGVIMDAGVGKDVPWAVGSAWAPTIEGKKGKYYFYFCAKRSDGKSCIGVATSDSPTGPFIAEKSPLITPENLENGVTVSQTIDPSVFTDDDGTSYLLFGNGLPAIVQLNEDMISFKSGSMKNLSGATDFRESITVIKRNGLYHFTWSCDDTGSENYHVNYGTSNSLYGPIQYQYTVLSKNPNNNILGTGHQSIIKIPNKDEYYISYHRFVTPLGQYSSGLAYHRETCIDKVEFDTNTGLMKVVIPTLEGVAETPIEVEIVGDYNGDKTVDAIDFAFLKQYLLGRIECFPVLDKMFVGDLNMDGEINAIDLAILKGYLLGKFDKLPYIN; this comes from the coding sequence TTGCAAGGGCAGGATCAGGCAATTGAGAATGCAAAAAAACAGCTTCTTATTCGTAATGCAGATGATATACGTGGAAATATTACATTGCCGACGGCAATTGTTACTGATGGAGTAACTGTTAAGGTAACCTGGTCAACGGACAAGCCTTATATTGTCAATGTGATTGAAGTAGTGAATTCAGGATATGACAATGCACCTGCGGGTATTGTTACAAGACCTTATACAGACACTCAGGTAACCTTAACGGCTCACCTGACTAATGGAACGGCAACGGGTACGGCAGATTTGACAATTATTGTTAAGGCGAAACCGAAAACTATAAGTGAATCAGATTATAAGGGATATTTCTTTACATATTTTAATGGCACTGCCAGATCTGATGCAGAACAGATATACTTTGCTTCAAGTACCGATGGACTTCATTGGAATGAACTCAATGGAAACAATCCGGTGCTAACTTCAACCGTTGGAGATAAGGGTGTTCGTGATCCATTTATTTTAAGATCTCCTGATGGGGATAAATTCTATTTGGTAGCAACCGATCTGAGAATAGCAAATGGTGCCGGTTGGAGTGCGGCTCAAACAGCCGGAAGTAAATCGGTTGTTGTTTGGGAATCCAATGATTTGGTAAACTGGTCTAAAGAAAGACTGGTTAAGGTTGCAAGAGATGATGCAGGCTGTACCTGGGCTCCTGAAATTGTATTTGATGTAAAGACAGGGGAGTATGTGATTTTTTGGGCATCACGAATAGAAGCAGATAACTATAGTAAGCAAAGGATATACATTGCAAAGACAAGAGACTTTTATACCTTTACAGAGCCAAAGGTTTATATAGACAGAACTTCTGATGTAATAGATGCAACTATGATTAAACATGAAGGTATGTATTACAGGTTTTCAAAAGACGAGGTAAACAAGAATATAATAATAGATAAATGTGACCAATTGTTGAATAAGGAGTTTGTGTCGGTTGCATCAGACAGTGTTGGAAGCCAGAAAGGTGTTGAAGGGCCGGCAATATTCAAATTTAACGGTCAAAATAAGTGGTGTCTGCTATTAGATAACTATGGAGGCGGTGGTTACTATCCAATGGTTTCTACAGACATTTCTTCGGGAGTGTTTACAAAGTTGGGGTCCTCCGAGTATAAATTGCCGTCCGGGCCACGCCATGGAACAGTAATGCAGATAACACAAGCAGAATACAATGCAATTATGGCAAAATGGGGAGGCTCGACACCAGTTGAAGAACCCAAGACAACTCCAATACTTGAATATAAATTCGATGAGTCAAAGACAGGCAATACAATCGTTGATACATCAGGTAATAACCGTAATGGTACCTTGAATGGAAATGCAACTTATGTAAAAGACTCTGAAATGAACTCTCAAGTGTTATATCTGGATGGTACGTCAGGTACCTTTGCTGCGTTCCCGCAGGGTTTCTTTGATGGCAGGAATACGGTAACAATATCAATGGATATTAAGCCTGTGACAGTATCGGGTGATTTCTTTACTTTTACTGTAGGGAAAGATACAAATAAGTATATGTTTTTGAGAACACGGGATGCTGAAAGCAGAAATGCAATTACAATAAATTCCTACTCGAATGAGCAGGAGGTAAAAGCCACTACTGTATCTACAGCAAACAAGTGGATGAATATCAAGTTGGTAATAACACCTACAAGTATGGCTATTTATAAGGATGGCTTAATGCTTGGCAGAAACAATAATGTATCAATATCAATGTCTGATTTGGGTACAAGCCTACTGGCTTATTTAGGTAAATCCTTCTATTCAGATCCTTACTTCAAGGGCTATTTTGACAATGTAAAAGTTTATAATCGTGCATTTACTGAAACAGAAATTGCAGATGAATTTGGCATCGCTAACAAGCCGGTAAAAATAATAAGTGTAGAAGATGTGACTGTTACCAGTAAGGCAGGTCAAATACCTGAATTGCCTTCTAAAGTGAAAGTTAATTACAGCAATGGTACAACTGGAAATGCAAAAGTATTATGGAGCGATATCAGTCAGGCTCAGTATTCAACCGATGGAACTGCAACAGTAGAAGGAACAGTATATGAAAATGAGTACGATAACCCTTTAATATTGAACAGGGCAGATCCATGTATCTATAAACATACCGACGGAAATTACTATTTTACTGCTTCATATACGGATGGTTCAAACGGACACAACAATGTAGGCATGTACCAATATGACCGGATAGTACTTAGAAAAGCAGCGACAATTCAGGGCCTTGCCACTGGGACGGAAAAGGTAATATATACAAAGGCTCCACTAGGTGGAAACAAAAGCCCCCATGTCTGGGCACCGGAAATACACTTTATTAACGGAAACTGGTACATTTACTATACAACTACCATATCCAGCACCGATGTTTGGCAAATACGTCCACATGTCTTAATGTGCCCGGGAAATCTGGATCCAATGGTAAAGGAAAACTGGCAGGACAAGGGACTTGTTAAGAAGACTAATTCTTCAGACATGGCTTTTAATGGTTTCTCTCTGGATGAAACTGTTTTCGAGCATAATGGGAATCTGTATATGGTCTGGGCGCAGAATGACCCCAATTCAAACTTATATATTGCAAGAATGAAAGATCCATATACAATTGATACTAATGCAGTCAAGATTGCCTCAGCTCAATATGATTGGGAGATTCATGCCTACAAGGTGAATGAGGGGCCAAGCGTTATTAAGAGAAACGGCAAAATATTCATTTCTTATTCCGCTAGTGGTACAGATGCTCTGTATTGTCTTGGACTTCTTACAGCCTCGGATACAAGCGATCTTTTGAATCCGAGTTCATGGGTGAAGACACCGCATCCGGTAATGACCTTCAATACGGCAGCAGGCCAATATGGACCGGGGCACAATACATTTACAGTGTCGGAGGATGGTAGTGAAGATATTCTTGTATACCACGCCCGACAGGAAGAAAAGTATATCAGCAGCAGCTATGAACCCCTATATGATGCGGGCAGGCATACCCGTGTTCAGAAATTGTTCTGGAATAGCGACGGTACTCCCAACTTCGGAGCTCCAATGGCAGACGGAAAAGTATTGTCAAAGGTAAAGGTTAAAGCAAAAATAATAGAAGAAAACATTATAAAAGGAGCATCTGCAGCAGGCTACAGTATTATAGCAACTAAATGTGATTCGGCAAGTAAAAAGGCTACAGTATATTTCAGCCGCAGTAACAGTACTGTAAAGGAAATCTCATCAGTGCCTTTAACATATGAGTTATCAAGTGGCTGTACAATAGACGGAACAATCGGGCAACCGGTAGACTTGACACAGCCAGTTTCGATTAAAATAAAAATGCCGGATCAGAGTATACAGGAATGGACGGTAGAAGGGGTGCTCTGCAATAATCCGGTTTTGGGAGGACAATTTGCTGACCCAGACATCAATGTATTTGGAGATAAATTTTATATCTATCCTACAACAGACGGATATTCAGGATGGAGCGGAACGCAGTTCCATGCATTTTTATCATCAGACCTGGTTAACTGGATAGATGAGGGGGTTATCATGGATGCAGGAGTGGGGAAGGATGTTCCTTGGGCAGTAGGAAGTGCTTGGGCACCAACTATTGAAGGGAAGAAGGGAAAGTATTATTTCTATTTCTGTGCAAAGCGTTCAGATGGTAAATCCTGCATTGGAGTTGCAACCTCGGATAGTCCGACAGGGCCGTTTATAGCAGAGAAATCGCCTTTAATCACACCTGAGAATCTGGAAAATGGTGTTACAGTAAGTCAGACTATAGACCCGTCAGTCTTTACAGATGATGACGGAACTTCTTATCTGCTTTTTGGCAATGGATTACCTGCTATCGTTCAGTTGAATGAGGATATGATAAGTTTTAAATCAGGGTCTATGAAAAACCTGAGTGGTGCTACTGATTTCAGAGAATCAATTACAGTTATTAAGAGAAACGGTCTGTATCATTTCACTTGGTCATGTGATGATACAGGTAGTGAAAACTATCATGTGAACTATGGTACCTCAAACAGTTTATATGGGCCAATTCAATATCAGTACACGGTTTTATCAAAGAATCCAAACAACAATATTCTTGGAACCGGACATCAATCAATAATAAAGATTCCAAACAAGGATGAGTATTATATCTCTTACCACAGGTTTGTAACACCATTGGGTCAATATAGTAGTGGACTTGCTTATCATAGGGAGACCTGTATTGATAAAGTGGAGTTTGATACCAACACCGGGTTAATGAAGGTAGTAATTCCAACGTTAGAAGGAGTGGCAGAAACACCAATTGAAGTAGAAATAGTAGGTGATTATAACGGAGACAAAACAGTTGACGCCATTGATTTTGCGTTTTTAAAACAATATTTGCTGGGTAGAATAGAATGTTTTCCAGTACTGGACAAAATGTTTGTTGGAGATTTGAATATGGATGGTGAAATAAATGCTATTGATTTAGCAATTCTGAAAGGGTATTTGCTAGGGAAATTTGATAAATTACCGTATATTAATTAA
- a CDS encoding phosphoenolpyruvate synthase, translating into MNYILSLSDISAQNVDISGGKGANLARLIHHGFNVPVGYVITTKVFDENYPIEWETELSSLSLNGIYAVRSSSTAEDMPANSFAGQQDTYLNVSGLENIKQAIKNCFASINNERAIHYREKNGIHTFSMAVVLQEMVDPEYSGVLFTADPSSSDRLTTIIEAVSGLGEELVSGRKIPTMYKVKNGNIQKSGENKISDEKINELVQIGNNIQNSFGSEQDIEWCLKDDTFYIVQSRPITTLYPKPQSSDGFKRCYYSMGHLQMMTNTILPLGGEFLSRMMGTESPSFCGGRIYVDITRHLKSIFRRNLLLWEFKGFDKRIYDGVQEVLERKEYIHSIPKGEFSFKLPNNIFPTIIMGWKTYIKNDVSVIQKYFRRMESSIKELEKEIVNHHEGELVSFIERDIKTNLVKTFREDPIWGCISVARVLASYIKKKSEKYIGENDIISEIGKSIPNNITSEMGIELGRIADIVRRQPELVDYLKNGGEDITKIGTEFSAFLNKYGCRCSGEIDITKPRYSEDHKSLIAIILANLNQPNGHANTIFERGLRESQKVIDELLMKANSNVLKKRILFYRNFWGLREAPKYYMMRHFWIYKQALIKEAKRLGIRNIDDIYYMNFKELKSAFCGGEINYKKIDKMKIDYNHYEILNPPRIIFSDGEVIKTFYDTKAPNNSLVGIGVSKGTIIGRARVIVDILNAKDIQDGEILVTRFTDPSWTPVFLSIIGLVTEVGGMVTHGSVVAREYGLPAVVGVDNATKSIRTGDMIRVNGEDGWVEILP; encoded by the coding sequence ATGAATTACATATTAAGTCTTTCAGATATAAGTGCACAAAACGTGGATATTTCAGGTGGTAAAGGAGCAAATCTTGCACGGCTCATTCACCATGGGTTTAATGTTCCTGTTGGATATGTTATTACTACAAAAGTGTTTGATGAAAATTATCCAATAGAATGGGAAACAGAGCTTTCATCCCTTTCTCTAAATGGCATATATGCGGTGCGATCCTCTTCAACCGCAGAAGACATGCCTGCTAATTCATTTGCGGGTCAGCAAGATACTTATTTAAATGTCAGCGGGTTGGAAAACATAAAACAAGCAATCAAAAACTGTTTTGCATCCATCAATAATGAACGAGCAATACATTACAGAGAAAAAAATGGAATACATACATTTTCCATGGCGGTGGTATTACAAGAAATGGTTGATCCTGAATACTCAGGGGTTTTGTTCACGGCTGATCCTTCTAGTTCCGATAGGTTGACTACAATAATTGAGGCAGTTTCCGGACTTGGTGAGGAGTTAGTCTCCGGGCGGAAAATACCGACCATGTATAAAGTTAAGAACGGTAATATACAAAAGAGTGGAGAAAATAAAATATCGGATGAGAAAATTAATGAGCTTGTTCAAATTGGGAATAATATCCAAAATAGTTTTGGTAGTGAACAAGACATAGAGTGGTGTTTAAAAGACGATACATTTTATATTGTGCAGTCCAGACCGATAACCACGCTTTATCCGAAACCTCAGTCATCAGATGGTTTTAAACGCTGCTATTACTCTATGGGACATTTGCAAATGATGACAAACACCATTCTTCCCCTCGGTGGTGAATTTCTATCGCGTATGATGGGAACAGAATCACCATCATTTTGTGGCGGGCGGATATATGTGGATATAACTCGTCACTTAAAAAGTATATTTAGAAGAAATCTCTTATTGTGGGAATTCAAAGGATTTGACAAGAGGATTTATGATGGGGTTCAAGAGGTTTTAGAAAGAAAGGAATATATCCACTCTATCCCAAAAGGAGAATTTAGCTTCAAATTACCAAACAATATATTTCCAACTATTATAATGGGTTGGAAGACGTATATCAAGAATGATGTTTCAGTAATTCAAAAGTATTTTAGACGCATGGAGAGCTCTATTAAGGAACTCGAGAAGGAAATCGTTAATCATCATGAAGGAGAATTAGTGAGTTTTATTGAAAGAGATATAAAAACCAACCTTGTAAAAACATTTCGGGAGGATCCAATATGGGGATGTATTTCTGTTGCAAGGGTTCTAGCCTCATATATCAAAAAAAAGAGCGAAAAGTACATTGGGGAAAATGACATTATAAGCGAAATAGGAAAATCCATCCCTAATAATATTACAAGTGAAATGGGGATAGAACTTGGACGGATTGCTGATATAGTACGTAGACAACCTGAGCTTGTCGATTATCTGAAAAATGGAGGCGAAGATATTACTAAAATCGGGACTGAATTTTCAGCTTTTTTAAATAAATATGGTTGCCGTTGTAGTGGTGAGATAGACATTACAAAACCGCGTTATTCAGAAGATCATAAATCTTTAATTGCAATCATACTAGCAAACCTAAATCAACCAAATGGTCATGCTAACACAATATTTGAAAGAGGTTTGAGAGAAAGTCAAAAGGTAATCGACGAGCTATTGATGAAAGCAAATTCAAATGTTTTGAAAAAAAGGATTCTATTTTATCGCAATTTCTGGGGATTACGTGAAGCCCCTAAATATTACATGATGCGCCACTTTTGGATTTATAAACAGGCTCTTATAAAAGAGGCAAAAAGGTTAGGAATTAGAAATATAGATGATATTTATTATATGAACTTTAAAGAATTAAAAAGTGCTTTCTGTGGAGGTGAAATCAATTACAAAAAAATTGATAAAATGAAAATTGATTATAACCATTATGAAATATTGAATCCACCTAGAATTATTTTTTCTGATGGTGAGGTCATCAAAACCTTTTATGATACGAAAGCCCCAAATAATTCGCTTGTTGGAATTGGTGTATCAAAAGGTACTATTATTGGTAGAGCAAGAGTAATAGTAGATATTCTCAATGCGAAAGATATTCAAGATGGAGAAATATTAGTTACTAGATTTACAGACCCATCATGGACACCTGTTTTCCTTTCGATCATTGGACTCGTTACAGAAGTCGGGGGTATGGTAACTCACGGAAGTGTTGTTGCAAGAGAATACGGTTTGCCAGCAGTGGTAGGCGTAGATAACGCAACAAAATCCATTCGTACTGGTGATATGATAAGAGTAAACGGTGAAGACGGATGGGTAGAGATATTACCGTAA
- a CDS encoding amidohydrolase family protein: MHKNWIRVATLLLVVTIIGLLYGYRQVIWPQTEKDSFNPEAVAEKAAEMRALTNSPSILQFVNTYQDLGIIDAHNHDASGLRYSSMMSTWDEYHIEKVVLFGDTSEPSAMNTDSIAWDVYQQYPDKFIPYFSGFDLHSAQSLDVIKNNLEKGYFGLGEIVAASTYSPMTSKAAWKGKHPMDGYLPQIYDLIAKYKAPILLHIDPANGEPIDKLEQALDEHPNTIFIFGHINAYNTPAEVERLMEKHPNLYADFFAGFSVYSPDSGNHPEEFIPVIKKYSDRFMLGTDSGYGIGGGEKKAIQAMYQILDLLDDPVVARKVAHTNLMNLIQAQPATQTQLKAIHELEQVTGKKYDAKRLTKLEAGQILAEAGKR; the protein is encoded by the coding sequence ATGCATAAAAATTGGATTAGAGTTGCCACTCTACTGTTGGTTGTAACTATAATCGGGCTCTTGTATGGATATCGACAAGTTATCTGGCCTCAGACCGAGAAAGATTCATTTAATCCGGAAGCTGTTGCTGAAAAAGCTGCCGAAATGCGAGCTTTAACGAACTCCCCTTCTATACTTCAATTCGTTAATACCTATCAAGATCTAGGCATTATCGACGCCCATAATCATGACGCCAGTGGTTTACGATACTCATCAATGATGAGTACCTGGGATGAGTATCACATAGAGAAGGTAGTATTGTTTGGGGATACCTCAGAGCCAAGTGCGATGAATACAGATTCAATCGCATGGGACGTCTATCAACAATATCCCGACAAATTCATCCCATATTTCTCTGGCTTTGACCTACATAGCGCTCAAAGCCTCGATGTGATCAAAAATAATCTTGAAAAGGGCTATTTTGGTCTCGGCGAAATAGTAGCAGCTTCAACATATTCACCTATGACATCGAAGGCTGCTTGGAAGGGGAAACATCCTATGGACGGTTACCTACCTCAGATCTATGATCTAATCGCAAAATATAAGGCTCCGATTCTTTTGCACATTGATCCCGCCAATGGTGAGCCTATCGACAAACTAGAACAAGCACTGGACGAACACCCGAATACCATCTTTATTTTCGGACATATTAATGCATACAACACGCCCGCCGAGGTTGAAAGGCTGATGGAAAAACATCCAAACCTTTATGCCGATTTCTTCGCAGGCTTCTCCGTTTATAGCCCAGATAGCGGCAATCATCCGGAGGAATTCATTCCAGTTATAAAGAAATACTCCGACCGTTTCATGCTGGGCACTGACTCTGGTTATGGCATAGGCGGTGGTGAAAAAAAAGCCATTCAAGCTATGTATCAGATCTTGGATCTGTTGGATGATCCGGTCGTTGCTCGGAAGGTCGCTCATACTAACCTGATGAACCTGATTCAGGCGCAGCCGGCAACACAAACACAATTGAAAGCGATCCATGAGTTGGAGCAAGTTACAGGAAAGAAGTATGATGCCAAGAGGCTTACGAAGCTTGAGGCAGGTCAAATTTTGGCAGAAGCCGGAAAAAGGTGA
- a CDS encoding LacI family DNA-binding transcriptional regulator: MITISATIHDIAKRVGIATSTVSRALNGSYGVHPNTIAKVQKAAAELGYVPNLGAKQLVTRKSGLVGVFVPEFDYESIRDADDVLPSVRKALRLYHKDMLIFSVPFYDYQPNSLNEWVQMRNLEGCLFLQPFSKEHLIMKEALKLKIPSVNLGSSLGPKCSLVASDDYEGGKMAGTFLAAQGHCIIGYVDGPVGLDICKERYRGFCEGLHSAGVEHDAALVETGNFSGASGRMAAAALLQKSSQLTAICCANDLMAMGVLLELYNNSISVPEDISVIGYDGTFFSEYTTPPLTTVRHNYESIGNRAADLLVELMNGGSGKSVRYMPRLIIRDSVGKPNRKD, from the coding sequence GTGATAACGATTAGCGCGACGATTCACGATATTGCAAAACGCGTTGGTATAGCAACGAGTACCGTATCCCGTGCTCTTAATGGTAGCTACGGAGTACATCCAAACACAATAGCTAAGGTTCAAAAAGCGGCAGCCGAGCTAGGCTATGTTCCGAATCTTGGTGCTAAACAATTGGTAACCCGTAAGAGTGGCCTAGTAGGTGTTTTTGTGCCTGAATTCGATTATGAATCGATTCGTGATGCTGACGATGTTCTTCCGTCGGTTCGGAAAGCATTACGTTTATACCATAAAGACATGTTGATTTTCTCCGTTCCCTTCTACGATTACCAGCCGAACAGTTTAAATGAATGGGTACAGATGCGTAATCTGGAGGGTTGTCTATTCCTGCAACCTTTCTCAAAGGAGCACCTGATTATGAAGGAGGCATTGAAGCTGAAGATTCCTTCGGTGAATCTCGGCTCTAGTTTAGGACCGAAATGCTCCTTGGTGGCATCTGATGATTATGAAGGCGGTAAGATGGCCGGGACTTTTCTTGCGGCACAGGGTCACTGCATCATCGGCTATGTAGACGGCCCGGTAGGATTGGACATCTGTAAGGAACGCTATAGAGGGTTTTGCGAAGGACTTCATTCTGCTGGAGTTGAACACGATGCCGCACTGGTTGAGACAGGTAATTTCAGCGGGGCCAGTGGAAGAATGGCAGCAGCAGCCTTGCTACAGAAGTCTTCTCAATTGACGGCAATATGCTGCGCAAACGATTTAATGGCTATGGGAGTTTTACTAGAGTTGTATAACAACTCGATCTCAGTGCCGGAAGATATCTCAGTAATAGGTTATGACGGTACCTTCTTCTCTGAATACACCACCCCTCCCCTCACAACGGTTCGCCACAATTACGAATCTATCGGTAATCGAGCCGCCGATCTCCTTGTCGAACTGATGAATGGCGGTTCTGGCAAGTCAGTTCGTTATATGCCGAGACTTATTATCAGAGATTCGGTAGGTAAACCAAATAGAAAGGATTAG